In Miscanthus floridulus cultivar M001 chromosome 8, ASM1932011v1, whole genome shotgun sequence, the sequence GCGCGTGGGCGAGAGAGCGTGGCAGATATAGAAAGCATATGTTATGTTGATATCTTTAGATTTGACTTAAATGAATATGTTTATCAAGGAATAGTCATCAGAGAGACTAATGCTATAGTTCATTAGACGACAAAAGCATCAATATTAAAGATAAGTCAACGTAACGGAGTACCCTAAAGATAGATTGCTATCATGATCATGATAAGGCAGCAATGAGTAGCTAGTAAAATGAGCATCGATTTTTGTATCTCTTCGCCGATGAATCAGCAGCAGCTTGCAAGTGATCAGTTAGCAATTTGCAAAATCAGGTGTTTCCCATGATTGAGAACGCAAAGGTGGAATTTGAAGCCTCATTCTTTGTCAAAGCATTCAGCATCACACGTTGGGCCATCTGTAAAGAGAGAAACGGCTACATCTTTAGACAAAATCAGCCTGATACAGCTATGTACAAAGGTGGAATTTGAAGCTTCACACCCAAGGTTGTTTTTCGCTACATAAGCAACTCATGTAAAACATTTCTGTTACCAAACAACTATGTACAAATGAAACATTAAAAAATAGGTTGCTAATTATATGGTGTTCTCTACTCAGACCAACTGGCGCAGGCAAAAGTATTTTTAAATGATTGAAGTAACCATATAATTGTCTGAACTTTGAAAGGTTGCTATGGCTTAGAACATAACACACACTGCACCTATAACCAAGCTTTATTTCCCTTGAATACCAACTAAGAAAATACCTAACAGAGACATGCATATGCACTGTCTAATTTGACTTACACTGAATATTTGTAGTGTTCAATTAGACTTCCTTAACAACAGAGTATGCAAAGAATTATTGCTTTTTTTTTTGTGCCCACCTGCTTGATGACAAGCATAGTAAGCTCTGTAGCCATCGCTCCGAACAATGAGTCTGCCATTGGTCCACAATTATCAGCATTCTGGATCAAGTCTGATATAAAATGGAGCATGCGGCACTTTCTGCAGAGCAAATCCGAATTAGGCCGTTGGACCATCCATCACAAAAAAAAACTATCAATTCTAAATAAATCTGAGGGCAGCACAATAAATACCAAATCTATAAAATTGACAGGAATTTGTGTGTAACGTATAGATGAACCAAACTCGAAACGAAGCATAAGATATTTAAAGAGTTGTTCTAACCATTAGACACATGCAGTTTTGAAGGTCATGAAACTCTCTTCCTTTGTACGTGCACATGAAAAAACATGCAGTAAATATGATTATACATATGCATGTGCAGAGGAATTTTTATGAAATAACAGAGTGAATTATGGCTTTATTATAAATGGAGAACCTGCATGAATAAAATATATTAAAGGGAACTGCATATCTCCCGATACTCAAGACTCAAATTTAGACAGTTCGGATCGATTTGCAGTCATGTTTGCCTCTACGCTTCGTGGCTTCTTTTTTTAAGCACAAAAGGGGTCAGCACATACAACCTCAATAATATCATAGCTCACACCTTTGAAGAAATTGTCACCTGAAAATGATTGAGTTTCAGTAATCTGTGATATAGTTACACATGCCTATATATGGTGCAACAGGAAACGGTATTACCATATATAGCAAAACAATGTGTTTTTGCTTTCACCTTATTTACTTCACAAGGTTGAAAGGCAGCCAATCTGGAGAGAAGTGGTGCGGTAGCAGCCACGTGGCCATTTCAGTGGTCAGTAAATCTATACCTAAATATGGATAACAGAATGTTTAATAATGAATTCAAGGTACACATAGCTTATCCCCTAGGAGAGTGAGAGACTATGCAGGATAACGTGTATGGATGGTCGAGACCCTTGGTAATGGTTTTGTGAGTAAATAAATAACACAACGGCATTCATATGTACAGTGATAGAAATTGAGTAAATCGCAGAAACGAAATTTGTAACTTGTCCACTAATATGACCATTTATAAGATGTTGACATATATGAATTTCTAAGAATCCATGGTATGCGCCAAAAAACATCAAACTGGGACAATATGTTCCTGACGGTTCACAGTATTTGTAGAAATTTATCCATATATGTTTTAGGATTTGCTTTATCTGTGAATTAACCAAGAACATGAATTTGTAAGAACCCATGGTAGGTGCAAAGAGGGATTCTTAGCTACAACCTGCTTGGAAATTGCATACAATAGTTAAGATCCTGCATTATTACCTCTAAAGAATATGATAAAATATTAAAATGCAGTTCCCAGAGGTAAAATTCAGAAGGCAGCTAAGATAGCTACAATGCAAATTAGGAACTGGCAAGATTAATTCATAGGAACTGCGACCGAACTACCTTTCCTTCCATGCTTGCCTCGTTATACATCTGCTGCTTGTCGTTCACATTGGACGTTCTGCTGTATGTGGCTGTCCTTGCCATCTACAAATTGTAGATTGATCAGATAACACATTACCTCAATCAAGAATCTAAAAAAACAATGTCCATCATCAAATTAGTTGCTGCTAGGTGGAGAGTATCATACCGTAGCTTGCTTGTACTTCAGGAATTGATTGGTAGAGGTAAAAAATAGAACAAAAGATTCAAGGTTACCATGGCTTGAGCTGTGATGGTTATTTTTTTCTAATGCATGAGTGCCATGTAAAAAAAATATCATTTTCCCTATGGGAATGAGGTAAAAAATTTAAGCAACAAAGTGAAACTCGGTGGCCTGCCATCCAGTCTGAGTTCCATACGATCTTCTGGGGAACAGGAGAGGCTAAACCATTAGCTCCAAGCAAGCGATTTTTACATAACTTTTAGGGACAGAACTACAGTAAAACAAAATAACACTATGTTGCTTTCAATTCTGAACCCTTTCAAACACCAAGCAAAATAAAAATCAGAAGGAAAAGGAGGACAGAACTATAGCTAAGTATCATGGAGCTCTAAATTGCAACTACCCTTGAGGCTGATTTTTTTTGCAATATAAATACTTGGAATAGGTAGCAAAGCACACCTAGACTGAAGACAACAAATTGTAAAAAATAAGCATCAATTGAGATGTAACTGGTCATGAGAAGCTGTTACATTTAGTATAATTAGCCGATCATACCTAGTACCTTATAAGAGAACAAACATCAGAAGCTCTTACATTTAGTATATAAACAAAAAGATTTTATGACCTAACAAAAGATCAGCAGAGTGGGAAGTAGTGGAGAGGCTACCACTCACCATCTGTCGCAATGAAAAAGATAAGAATTTTTCTTAATGAAGACAGGATTTtgagaggcctcagaaacatatcaATCATCATTTGTTCATCAACTTGGAGCTTCAAGGCATGGTCACAATTGGGTTACTCTCATAAATCGCACAGTATAAGTAGCAGAGCATGCTTACTACCTCACAAGCGAACGAACATCAGTTCATATCCTTGACCAATGGGTCTGGAATTTTCATCACAGGCCGAAGAAGGGAAAAGTTTAGGAATCCAAGCCAATGTAGGGACAAATCAGAGAGACAGAATCAAAATGACAAAACGAGAGGAAACGGGAGCACCTGAGACTGCTCCTTCCCAATCACGGCACCATCGAGGGCCATCTGTCCCGGGCGCGTCTACCATACGTGGGCAACGCAGGGTCCCAGGCGGTGCGCCACGGcacggggagagagggagagagagaaggcgTTGGCAACCGGCGAGCGGAGAGGGAGGCGCTGAGAAGGGCAACCGCGGTGGCGTGCACCACAAGGGTAAATCGCCGTCGCCCGCGTCcgggaagagagggagggagacgCCGCAAGGTCCCCAACAACCAAACCTGCTACTGTCCCCCTTGGGCCTCGGTGCGTCAAATCATACCATCTATGGCTGAATTGTAGTTAGCTATCAAGGAATTCACGCATAGAAGTGCTCTGTGCCACTTGGAAAGAACAAAAGTTAGCATATGTCATTGACAAAGTTTACATTCAGCAGTAGTTAGAAACCAGGTGTGTAACAACGACATATTAAATGATTCATATTAACCAATCTATTTTTTGAAGCATCAATTATTGAGATAACCTATGTTTGAGAATATAGGGCACATGACAGATACTTGTGCGGTTACATCTAAACATTAGTATTCGCAGCCGAGAAGTTTATAGACACCATCTTTACCCTGTTTCCCTAATTGACTCTTCATGATTATGGCAAGAGTGCAGGTAACAGTTATTTGTCCGTAACATCGAATAAAGGACCTCAGATAGCATGACTCCTTTGTCCCAATCACCATTATGTATATGCAAACCACTGCAAAGGCATGCCATGTATAAAGAGCAACTGGGATTGCGTTTTAAAGATCTGACTATGAGCATAACTAAAAATTGAACTAACAAATAACGAATAGATAGAGATATGTTTTTTTTGTAGGCCTGTTTCTTGAATTGCCACAACAAACTGGAATAGTCTAAACTGCACAGCAAAACCTTATTTGGTAAGAGGTCTGACCTACTACCTAACATATAGGCAGGAAAAGTATCTAAAACAATGCATGTAGTGTTAAGAAGACGAATAAAATTGCTAATGTGGACTCATCATCTGACAGTATTATTGTGAACCCAATAAAAAAATAGCAAACAGGATCAGCTATCTAAACCACTAAACTGTATGCGTATGTGGTACGTAGCTAAAAATAAACAAAATCACTGAAAGAGCCTGCACAATAAGAATACCACGAGATCCCAAGTCCCAAGCAAGTACTCACATGAATCTTATACCTAGAGGACAATATTGGATTGTTCTGACGGATAAGCATCTGAAGGAGCACTAAATTCAGTCGACCAGGTATACTGAAGCACAGGCGAACGTTCCGCTTACCCTGGAGCCAGAACCCGTGTTGAGGAGGTGGACGCCGAGACCTGCCGCGACCTGAGACTGGTCCTCCCCAATCGCGGCACCGTCGAGGGCCACCTGAACCGGGTGCGGCCACCATGCGCGGCCAACGCAGGGGCCCAGATGGTGCGCCGCGCcacggggagagagggagagagagacggcACTGGCAAGTGGCGAGCGAAGAAAGAGTCGGTGAGAAGGGCGGCGTGGGGAGGACCGTCGAGCGGGGAGGAAGCGGCTAGGGTTTCGTCCAGCCCATGAGTATCCGCGGGAGGAGGCAGCGTGGAGGGCAAGGTGCACCGGCGGCGACCGGTGGGGCTCGGGCACGCCGCTCTGCAGCGGCCGAGGACGGCCACCGTGGGCGCGCGCGCCTCAAGGACGTCGCCGCCGCCTGCGTCATGCGAAGATCTTGTTCATTCATTTATTCTTCCATCGTATTAGGCCGTCGCCCTGCGCCCGTCGAGAGGAAGAGAGCGCGGGGATGGAGAGAGGAAGGAGAGAGtagaggaagaggaagggagGCGCGTGCGGGGGCGCCACCGGCGGCGGCGTCGTGGCGACCTGCGGGAGGAGCGGAGGAGGACGGGGAAGAGATAAGGTGGAGGTTTTTTTTCCCGGAAGGATCAGAATCGAAAGCCCTGTATATATTGGGTGGCCTAGCTCCGGAGCAGAAGCTGCACGACACCGAGAGAAGCAGAGGGAAAGCGGATGGAAGCGAAGGAGGAGAAGATGAAGCCGCTTCCGGCCGAATCCGCTCCGAGCGATCACAGGCACACGATGATAGATCGAACGGTCGAAATCAATTAGAGGGACGTGGACGGTGGTTCCTTCGGGAAACCACCTCCGGCTTGTTTGGGTTAACACAGTTCTGCCTTTCCTGTTTTTAGGTCGTTTCAGTCTTTCAGCCACATCTTAAACGATACTCCCTCCGTACCTAAATATTAGTCGCCACGACATGCGTGTCGACAACTTTAACTTAATTTATAAAAATACGTGTAACAtttttatctctaaataaatttattaaaaaactagattcaaatatctatccaataatactaattatgtattataaatattaatttttttaatatacaTTTAGTCAGAGTTATTTCTTGGAAAATAAAAACGAAaaatatttagggacggaggggcATGTCACTACGACTTTGTGTCTTACTAATACAGGAGAACGACGTCGGATCTCGCAGAGTGCACACCTAATAAACCAAAGAGGGATACTGTTCTAGAATGAAGATGTATACACCAAATGACCAAATTCTTGGGAGACTCCACCTAACACTAGCCATGCCATCCATCAATGTCTTTAAAACATAACTTTTGCTACTCGTATTTTTCCTACAGAATGTGAATATTCCCTCTTTTTCGAAGTAGAAGGTAACATAACTCTGAACAGAAGGACATCTTTCATCGTGATTTTTTTATTGAGAAAAAATAACTCATGCATATGAGTCGGTCTTATACTTGGCTATTTGGCTTGAGCactatgggccggcccaagcacggcactaGGAAGCACGGCCCGGTTCGGCTCGTTTCGTGCCCGTGCCTGACACAGCTTGAtcgtagtgccgtgcctgggcacGGCACAAATAATGGGCCGGCACGACATGGCTCGTTTATTCTCCACCGTTGATGAGCAGCTTGGATACCAGTGTATAAGCATCCCTCCCCCACCTAAACCCTAacttcctcctctctctccccccaCTCATTTCCTCGGCAGCGCCGGGGGCGGGAGGTGCGCGCGGTCGCGGGGCCATGCCCCGAGGCCTCAGGGCGCCGGCGCATCTGCAGCAGCGGTGGGCAACCAGCGGCGGCAGAGCAGcgcgcggccggcggcggcgcatcTGCGCGCGGCGCTCGACCAGTGGTGACGGAGGAGTGCACAGGTTTGAATAGTTGAGTAAAAACCGCGGAGCGGCAGGAGCTAGAGGGGTAGATCTGAACATCGCTGTTGGGAGGAACAAAACCAGTATAGTGCAATGCAAATTGAGCCCCCTGCCCGACCCTCGTCGGCGGCCGCCCCGGCCACGACGCCCACCTGAGCTGAGCACCCCCTGCTAGACCCTCGCCGGCGGTCGCCCTGGCCATGACGCCCACCTGAGCTGAGCGCCCCCTACCAGTTCCTCGTCGGCGGCCGCCCTGGCCTCGACGCCCACCTGCTCCGCCACCCACCGGCCCGCCTGCTCCGCCGCCCCTCGTCCCTCCTGTTTGCGCCCCTCGCTGGTGGCTTGCAGCCCTCCTCCTGCTGTGGTGGTGAAGTCTGGAGTTGGCGTCTCCCATGCGCTGAGCTGCCATGGATGCTGGCGGCGCCTGAGGAGCGTGCTGGACACCTGTTCGACGTTTTGCCTGAACTGATGGCGTCTCTGGCAGATTCCATGCCTGAAGCTGTCACACGAAACAGGTGGCCGTGTACCTTTCTCTACAACTTCCAGATTTGCTCTAGCCTCGCTGAGCTCTAGAGGTGTGTTGGAGCTACTTCTTTTTCTTCGGTTTTTGTTCATGGAGCTCCCGGGGCTTGTCTTCTCCCCGGGACTGAAGATTCAAAAAGAAATTTGGCATGCCTTTGGTTTACCGGTCTCTACACCGGTTTGTGATAGCTCCTCCTTTGTTTTGGTTGCGGCATTTGGTCGCTGTAAGTTTAGATTAGTGCCGGAGTCGGCAGGGCTTATTCTTCAGGCAACCATTGGTGGCACCGCTGCTCACTTCAATGTCTCCCAGGTCCCAGCTTGGTGATCGTGTGTTTAGGTTTGTGGTTTCCTTCAAATCTGTTGGCCTCTTTGTGGCCAACCTCTGTTCCTTTTCTTGCACTGCCTATGAAGTCTTCTTCCATCTTTGGGGAAATGACGGTCCCAACTGGAGGCGTGAAGTTGCTCTgtttctggctgaagaagagaaaGCGTGGCAATCAGCTTCTTCCAAACCTTCTAAGCGTTCTTATGCTGAGGCTGTCAAATCTCCACCGCTCTCTGGTGCTAATTCCATTCCTCTTGGCTCTGGCTTTCATCGTGAAAGCTCTGCTCATCGCTACCGTCAGGAGCCAAGAACTCGACGCTCTGTCTTTAATCGCATTCTCTTCCCTCCTGGTTCCCGGCCTGTTCGTCGACCTGTGTTTGACCGTATGGtctttcctcctcctcctcccccctcgTCCAAATGGTCCCTTGTTGATCCCTTGCAGTCGCTGCCTTCTCCCTGGCCATTTACGTATCAACTGTCGCTGGCCAATAAGGTGTCACGCGTGCCGGATGTCCGGCCACGCTGCTGCTAACTGTCTTAATGCTTCAGCATTTGAAAATGGACAAGATCCCCGGCAAGATCAAGGGAAAGGCGGTTTCGGTCCCTAAACCAGCCTGGTTTACCCTCGGGTCTAATGCCCAACCGACTGCTTCCAACCCGCCATCCTTTAATTCGTTTGGAGAATTGGCTCGGTCTTCTTGGGCCGCCAAGGAACAAGTGCCTGCAATTACTGTCCCGTGGAGGTTGCGGCCCAATGGAGCGGAAAAGGACTCCCTTAATAACAGTGATGTGCTACACGAGGCCCTCAACCCCTCCTCTTGGAGACTGCATGGCTCTTCGCCTTCTTGtcgtcctcctgctcctgctaTAGAAGCCAGCGGAAACCCACTCCACGAACATCAATCCGCATCCCATTCTCACCCTCATCAGCTTCCTGAGCTCGATATCATGGCTTACCAAAGAGCTGATCCCAACCCGTTCATCCCCGAGAATCTCCAATATGAAGATGTTCCCAACCGCGAGTTCATGATTCGCGCGGTTGCACCTGTGAGGCCTCCTGCTCGACAtgaagacctcgccatcgtcACCATCGATCCTCTCCCTGGTAATGCTATGCATTTTGCTGCTGTTAGGGGGGTGATCAGGGACTTCTTGCAACTAGAGAAAAGGGTTACCTTCCTTGATATTCAGCCTTCACATCTGGGTCAGGCCTTAGTCAAGTTCACTCATACGTATGACAGAGACACTTTGGTTCAGGAAAGCCCCCACGTGTTTGATAATGTTAGTGTTTCTTTCTGTAAGCATAATGAAGGTAGAAACTGGCGCAGAGCACAGTTCAACTATGAATGTTGGCTGTTACTGTTAGGGTTCCCTAGTGATTATTGGACTGAACGTCATATACAGCAGGCTGCGGGGGTTTTGCAAAAGTGCTGATCTTTGAGGCTGATGAGAGGTATATGACAAGGCTTTTGGTGAGAGCTAGGGTTAAGGACGTGCAGAAAGTGCCCCAGTTCATAGTATATGAAGACCCAGATACCATTGATGGAGAGTCTTGGACTATACAATGTGAAGTGTTGCAGCAAAAGCCCCAAGGAGGTGGGCCACCAGATGAAGACCCCATTCCTGAAAATTTGGATTTGGAGCTAGGTTTGCCATTTGACTTCTTTGGGCTTGGGCAGCCCAGTTAATGGAACATTTGTACAGCCAGAGCAGGAGCAAGGACAGGAAGGCAATGACTGGGACCCTTGGCCAGAGGAAATTCAGGCACAGGAACAACAGATGCAGAATGTTCAAGGGCCTGAGCCAATGCTGGACCTGAATGATATTCCTGAACTAGAGGATGAAGCTCATATTGATCTGAACCAGCCACCAATGAACCAAGATCTGGATCCAGTCATAATCAACCCTATATAGCCACCCCACAATGGTGATTTCTTAGAAGTCAATGACATTCAGGGGAATGAACAGATACATTATCTCTTACAGCATGAAAATGAGGTCTTTCAGCTTAACCCTCAAGAGCAAGAGCTAATGGAAATAGTTGATGAGCTCCAAATTGACCAGGCAAACAATGCTAACATTGTACCTGTCGTTCCACCCTCACCGATCTATTTGGTGGTTGAAGAAGTTCCTATTGATCAGCTAGTTGGGTCTGATGATGAGGAGCCCCCAGTTCATGATGAAAATCCACCAGAGCAAGCAGCAGAAGAAAACCAGGATGGGATCCAGATAGAGCAACTTCAAGAACCACTAGAGGAAAACCAGGCCTTCCCAGAAGAAGCTGAGTTCTTTGAAGCTCTTATTGCAGAAAATAATCAGCAACTTCAGATTCAGAATAACAACAGCAACAACATGCAGATTGGCAGAGTGTTGATTCAGGCTGAAAAAAGGGACCCTGCCTGGACACAATATATGAGGGCTGAGTCTGCTAGGCTTTGGGCAAGATTCTTCTCTACAGGTAATACATCTGATCTTCACATTTCTATACCTGTAGCCTGGGCTAATTTTTTCACAGTTCTTCTGTTATCACCTGGTAACTTTCAATGGGTCAAACAGCTCCATTCCACTAAAGTACCTGAATGCCTAGACAGTAATAATGGTGTCATTCAGTTCTCAATCCCATTAGCCTGCCTTGACAATGATTTTACCTGCTTATCAGAGGCTGGAGAAAATGGACTGAGGGTTCCAACTCTGGACAGGGTAGCACATCTCCTGGCAAAAGAAAGTCAGGCAAAAGAGCAGCAGCCATAGTGGAGACAGAGGTAAGAAGGAGTCCTAGGCTGAAAGATACTGCAAAAGGTTTCAAATTAAATGGttgctcaaataaaaaaatgtttgGCTTGTACCTCAACACCACCAATAATGAAAAAGGAAGAAATAAAAAAACTTGCCTTTGAAATCTGCAAGTTAAATGATTCTGAGATCAATGATGATCTTTTGCAGAACAAGAGGAAGAAAAGCAACCCTGTTGCAAGGGCAAGGATCACAGCTGGGGAGTCCTCCTCAGCTCCCACTTTTCAGAGAAGCTTTGAAGAACAGGTGGTTGAAGGGAGGTCTGCAGATCAGCAAGGCAGGACTGCAGATCAGCAGGAAAACTCAGGAGGAGCAGCCTAGAAATTTAGGGGCTTAAATATGTTAGCTTTTGATCTTATGGCTGTTATGTCTCTTTTGTATCGTCTTAGTATGACTGTCAGAAACATGTCTGCTTTATTCAGAACTTGTATGTTAATTTGGGGTTGCTGGTTAGCTAAAATTGAACTTGATGACAATGATGTCATTGTTATCTGCTTGAGGAGCAATGTTATGGAAAATGCAAATTTGGAAAGCCAGAAACCTACCATTTTATCATGAATCAATCACCTAATAGAACTTGGCATGTCTTATGTTGGAATGTGAGAGGGCTGAATGCTGCTAGAAAGTGGGACTCGATCAAAAGCAAAGTCTCAAATAATAATTGTGACATAGTTCGTTTTCAAGAAACCAAAAAAACTGACTTTGATCAGACATTCATCAGAGGTATTCTGCCGCCAACTTTTGATGATTATTGCTTTGTCCCTTCAATTGGAGCCTCAGGAGGTCTTCTTGTAGCCTGGAAGTCATGCTTATTCACAGGAATCCTTAAATTATCGTGTGGCTTTGGTCTAGCCGTGGAATTTACTTCAAAGCATAATGATAGCACTTGGACATTGATGAACGTTAATGGTCCATGAACATATGAAGGGAAAAGGGAATTCACTACATGGCTGAAAAATCTGGATATAGCTCATGAGGAAGATTGGATCATTCTGGGTGACTTCAATCTTTATAGATATCCAGAAAATAGAAACCGAGAAGGGGCTGACATAAGTGATATGTTGCTCTTCAATAACACTATTAGTCATGTTGGTCTAACTGACATCCCCCTTCAAGGGCAAAAATACACCTGGACAAACATGCAAAGCCCACCTCTGCTTGAAAATTAGACTGGGTCTTCACCAATAGCTCTTGGACTCTCTCTTACCCCGAAACTACCTGCACAGCACAAATTAGAGGGATCTCTGACCACAGCCCTTTGGTAATCACAATTTCAACTGATATTCCTAGAGCTCATATCTTCAGGTTTGAAAATTTTTGGCTGCTTAGAGAGGGTTTCCAGGAAATTATTGATCAAAACTGGTATGCAAACCCAAACATCACTGATAAGGCTAAAATAGTGACAAATAAATTCAAGAAACTGAGGAGCTCTAAAAGTTTGGAGTGCTAAATTATCAAATCTGAAAACTGCCATCAACAATATCAGCCTGGTAATTAAATTATTTGAGACAATAGAGGAATGCAGAGACTTGAGTCTAGAAGAGTGGAACTTCAGAGCAATTCTAAATGAAAAATTGTTATCCTTATTAGAACAACAGAGAATCTATTGGAAACAGAGAGGGGCTATAAAATGGGCTACTTTGGGGGATGCTGGTACCAATTTTTTTCATGCAAATGCTACAATCAGACGCAGAAGAAATGTTATGCCAAGCCTCAGAACTGATTCTGGGGAGTCTGTCACCTCTCATGCCCATAAAGAAGCCTTAATCTGGGAATCTTTCAAACAAAGGATTGGGCAATCGGAATTTAAGAGTATGCTTTTTTTTATCTCCACAGCCTCATGCAAATTCATCATGGCCTTTATTGTTTGGAAGCCAAATTCACCACTGAAGAAATTGACAATGTTGTCAGGTTGCTCCCTAATGATAAATCCCCTGGCCCTGATGGCTTTTCCAATGAATTCATCAAAAAATGCTGGTCAACTATCAAAGGGGATTTCTATGAACTTTGCTGGGCCTTTCAAAATAACTCTACTTGTCTCCAAAGCATCAACTCCTCCTTCATCACCTTAGTGCCTAAATCTCAAAGTCCAGCAACCATTTCTGACTTCAGGCCTATCTCCCTCAATAGTTCTATGAAACTCATAACTAAACTCTTGGCTAATAGACTTCAGCGTGTGATCATTCCTATGATCCACCAAAATCAATATGGTTTCATCAAAAGCAGAACTATCCAAGACTGCTTGGCCTGGTCTTTTGAGTACCTCCACTTATGCCATCACTCCAAGAAAGAAATGATAATCCTAAAACTTGACTTTGAAAAAGCTTTTGATAAAATTGAACACAATACCTGTTGAAataaaaatgtggcgatgtgatcaacacacagcaagccagaagatctgagtggaacgagaccaAAGATCTGCTTGACTTCAATACAGAACTAGCCGATTCTAAAAAATCgaacgacgtgccagtcaatttgacctgcacttgacaaggagagaaaatcttattagtaatttaagg encodes:
- the LOC136475307 gene encoding uncharacterized protein, with product MEIVDELQIDQANNANIVPVVPPSPIYLVVEEVPIDQLVGSDDEEPPVHDENPPEQAAEENQDGIQIEQLQEPLEENQAFPEEAEFFEALIAENNQQLQIQNNNSNNMQIGRVLIQAEKRDPAWTQYMRAESARLWARFFSTEAGENGLRVPTLDRVAHLLAKESQAKEQQP